The Shewanella algae DNA segment ACAGCAAAATGGAACTGCAGGCCAATTTAACGTAAATAGCGACGGCGAATAGTAGATCACTTGTCGTTGTACTCGTGATTTCCAAAGAAACCCGATGCCGCAAGGCCATTCCTTGATATCCCTATCGTTAGACATTCGAAAATTTATTCATATTAGACACTGTGTCAGTGCGTCCTGGAAGGAGATACCCCGTGTCTGGTGTGGAATCACTGGCTGTGTTGCAGCATAAGCATCTGTTAGTTCGCAAATATGCACAGGCCTTTACGTTAAATAGAACTAAATAAAACCGCCCCGTAATTCTTGCACTCACTTCTATAACCGAACATCCCTCAAAGGCTTGAAAAACAAAGTTCTTTCAATGGAAACATCTGCCTTTCTGTAACACAGACATGACTAAAGCTTTTACTCAGCTAATTGTGGGTGTCCTTGTAGCCGCTATCCTTTATCACAGCAAACACACCTTGAAGCTGTTGAAAATGGCTGGTGGTATGCGGCCCGTCTGCCAAATAACAGAGTACTGATAAGCTTAACGACGGATCCCCAAACAGCTAAAACCCTCAAGCTTCATGAGACACACAACTGGCTCGATATTCTGGTTAACTCTCCCAATACCAAGGCGCTGCTGCAGGGAGTCACTCCCGAAGATACCCAGCCTAAACGCTATCCAGCCTCCTCATTTTGTTTAAACTCTGCCATAGGCAAAAACTGGCTTGCCATTGGTGACGCTGCCTGCACATTCGATCCCATCACCTCAGGCGGGATCATCAAAGCCATGGCCGACGGTATCACCTGTGCAGATATCATCGCGGGTATATTCAAAACATTAGGTCATGACACTCACCATGGTTTGATGCAATATCAGCAAATGCTCATCCAGCGCTACCAGCATTATTTGGCCATGCGTGCTCATTACTATCAGCAGGAAAAACGTTTTTTAAACAGCCCCTTTTGGCAAAAAATGCAGGCTATGAGCCCTCACAAGATTCAAAGCGAAATGGAACTCCAGGCCAATTTAACGTAAATAGCGACGGCGAATAGTAGATCACTTGTCGTTGTACTCGTGATTTCCAAAGAAACCCGATGCCGCAAGGCCATTCCTTGATATCCCTATCGTTAGGCATTGGAAAATCCATTCATATCAAACACCGTGTCAGTACGTCCTGCAAGGAGATACCCTGTGTCTGTGTGGAATCTCTGGCTGTGTTGCGGTATTAGGATCTGTTAGTTAGCAAATATGTACTGGCCTTTAAGTTAAATAGAACTAAATAAAAACCGCCCCATAATTCTTGCACTCGCTCCTATAACCGAACACCCCTCAAGGGCTTGAAAAACAAAGTTCTTTCAATGGAAACATCTGCCTTTCTGTAACACAGACATGACTAAGGCTTTTACTCAGCTAATTGTGGGTGTCCTTGTTGCCGTTTTACGTGTAGTTGAAGGCTTGAAATATGTCATTGTCGAAGTCAATATCTGAATATGCAAAATCATACTTCTCAGTTTCTGGAATATTGGTAGGAAATTTCAGCCGAAAGAAACCACCAATGCTAGGTTCGAAACCATCACTAGGCCCTCCCGGATTTATGGATAAACCCATGCCCGCTGGAGAAAATTCATTATCAAGAAATTGTGAAGCTAATAACGCGGAAAGTCCGGCGACGGCATCAATTAGATTTTCGAAATTGGCTTGGGTGAAATTTAAATGGCGGTCATGCTTGGTTTGGTTGTATGCAGTGTACCAGGCTAAAGAGCCGGAAGATGCCCAAGCGGAAAAGGGAGTTCTCACCCCTGCCGAGCCAAGCCAATTGGGAACTTTAACTTTGTACTGGGAGAGATAGTGACTTTGCTCTATTTTTTTATAATCTCCCATATTCCAATTCCCACTTCTTACATATCCGTTTTCTCTAAGTATTGCAGTACAGTTAGCTTCCACCTCCACACACGTCCTTAACAAAAGCTCGTGGATTCTGTGAGAATGAGAAGCAAGATTTATGTCCGACGGCTCTATATAGTCGAATAGCTCTAAAATATCTTTTTGAATCAGCAAAAAGGCACGCACAAAGTTTTCGGGGGAATCCGCATAATCCTGATGTAGTACATACATCCACTTACCTGAGTCAGAGTATGTATTATCCGTAAAGATACGAGCGGTTCTTCTATAAGGTGCAGTTACTCCCACGATCTCTCCTTTGATGCATAACGCCTTGCTCACCGGTAAATTGCGAGCGCAGCGAGTAATTTATCCGCGTGCAGCAAATTGTTAGGCAATTACCGGCGCACGACTCTGACCTAGTTCAAGCAGGTCTCTAATTTTCACGTCAATATATTTTAGAAAAACAAGCATTTCTTCTAGATCAAGGTTTTTCTGGTTAGTTGTGATACTTGCTGGAGTAGCATGAAGTAGCTTACTGCTAAAAGTGTAGATGAAATTGTATTCCTCAGTTAAGCTGACTTTTTCTGCCATTTGACGCCAATTCCAACGCCCAGGTATCAAGCTTCGTATATCTTCTGAAACCGTATCATCAAATGTAGATTTTTCTTCTTCCAAACTAGCTATGGAACCTTCGACTTCTGGCAAAGCTTGCTTCCCTACCAAATATGCTTGAAATCCGTAACCATTAATTTTCGCTTGCTCGGCATAGATTGAAAATTGCCGAGCCGCTTTCCTGTCGATTATTTCGGCTACAATTTTAGGGGCTGATATAGCGGCCTGCTGCTTTTTTTGCTCATCAGAAATCAGGCTCAACTCCCCTATCTTGTCATTCAGCAGAGATGATTCTTCTTCTGCCAGCTGATTAAGTAGACTAATCTCTCTGTTGAGTTGCGAACGGTAGTCTTTCCAGTAACGAAGTTGTGTATCTATAAGTTGTTCGTAGTACACAAGTCCATAGCGTGCATCAAGATCCAAAAGACGCAACCAAAGACTTAACTCGAATATATAGCGAGCAACAGAAATAACACCGACTGTTTCTACAAAATTGAAGTTATTTTCGGTAAATAGGCGCAGTTTTATTAAACCATCCCCAAAGACTGAACTACGCCAACAATCGTAGTTCCATTTATCGAACGAATCCATTATTTCCGGGGTTCGGAAAAGTTTCGCAGTAGCATCCAAATCTTCTTGATGCCCCTTTATTGAAGCCACTAGTTGACTAATTTGGTCTTCGATCATCGCAATTCCCTTGGACACTTCTTTACTGCCTAACGCCGCGTTAAGTGGTGAACAACGCGACCACCAAGCCTAAACCATTGTGCCGTAAACACTAAAGCCGATTGAAACTAAAAATGCCAAGCGTTGTGAATCCGTCTTAAACGCTTTGTATGGATAATAACCAAGCCAAAAGGGTAAAGTGAGACCCAGGCTTTAGCGGCAACTAAAGCTTTCTATGTGGCAGTTCGGTTGAACGCTGGCTCCTCTGTCGAGAGACCGATAACAAACATGAACGCCTCATAGGACTCCAAGCATAAACCTCGAATAGTCGACTGGGTCTCGAACCCGCATTTCGCAAGCAAGAGTTAGCTTATTATGAATACAAACACACTTCAAAACATTAATATTGGTGTTGATACCGGCAAATCACAGCTCGACATTTACATCCGTCCACTCGATGTCTTTTTTACCGTGCCAAACAACGAAAAGGGTATCAAACAAGCCTTAACTACCAACCCACAGCGTATCGTTATCGAAGCGACTGGGCGCCTAGAAATGCCCTTCGTGTTAGCGTGTACCGAGGCCAAGTTGCCTATTGTTCGTGCCAATCCTGTTCATATCAAACGCTTTGCCGGTGCTATTGGTCGTAGAGCCAAAAATGACCGCTTAGATGCACAGCTTATCGCCCATTATGGTGAAGCCATTAAACCTGATTTGACGGTCATAAAGGCTAAGAACATACGTTTAATGAGTGACTTAGTAATTCGCCGCAATCAGCTGCTCGCGATGCAGACCATGGAGAAAAATCGTATTCAAATTTTGCCTAAGCACCTACATTCGACAATAACCCCCATCCTGACTGCGATAAAAAATCAGGTCTCAAAGATTGAAAATAAGCTTGTCAAACTCATCGAAGATTGCCCCGAATACCAAACTAAAAATACCCTCTTACAAAGCGTACCTGGTATCGGCAATATCGCCGCTGCGTCTATCATCAGCAATGTGCCTGAGTTAGGCTACATTACCAACAAGCAAGCGGCTTCACTCATCGGCGTCGCCCCTATTACACGTGAAAGCGGACGCTACAAAGGGAAACGAGTCATCCAAGGAGGCCGCGCACAGGTGAGAACCGTTTTGTACATGGCCATGATGTCAGCCATGCAATGTAACCCTGTTTTCAAGGACACTTACGCTCGATTACTCGAAGCTGGAAAACCAAAGAAAGTGGCGATTATTGCCTGCGTTCGCAAGATGGTGGTCATCCTAAACTCTATGCTTCGAGATGGCATCATGTGGGACCAAAACATCGCCCAAAATAAAGGATTGACGCCATAGTCGTTTGTTAGGCTAACTGCGCAATCAAAAATTGTTCGATGTCACGTATCATAGTAGTCACATCATTCTCGGAAAATTCATCTGGTTTTCCATGCGCAGCACTGTTGCGAATATCTGCTAGAGCAGTAATTCTTTTTTGCTGTAATTTGTTATACACACCTGCTTTAGCTAAATCGGCGTTCATTTTGTCAAGTTTACCTTGCGATAGGCCTTCTTTTAAGCAAAGGTCTCGTAACGCAGTTTCCAAGACAACACCAGCAATAACCGCGGCAGCAATTTTATAACCATTAGAAAGAAGCTCCTCAGCTTGTTCTAATTCACTGTCGAAAACATCAGCTTGAATTAGGTTCTTAATGGAAGTTAGATAACCATTTTTGTAGTCATCCATTGCCGCATTTAACACAGATTTCATTCTTTTAAATGCGTCTGAATTCGAATCATATGAGCCAAGTTTTTCTGCTTCCAGAAACTCTAGATAATGCTGTGATTCTTTACCGCAGGTAGCAACAAGCAAGTTCTTAACTTTAACCTTCCAAGTTAAAGCTGCCTCATCGTCCATCTTAGTATAATCACCGAAGTCACTTCGGTGATAAGTTATCGAAGCCTCTATAGCAGGCACTTCGCTGTATAATTGGTCGAATCTATCAGATAACTTTTTGAGCATAATGCCTCCTCATATTAGCCTAACGCTTAATTAAGGGGCCGAAAAAGCGTAGCTTTTGAGGTCCCAGCCCGCTTGCGGGCGACTTGAATTTTTTGTTATGCATTTGACTATTTGTGCTTAGTGCAAACATACCGCACTAAATCAGACTTACTGGAACCTGGCACCAATGATGTCCATTTGGAGTTAGACCAGTCTTTAAGTGGTTTTGAGGGAGATTTCTTAGCACCGTCTTCGCTGCTGCCAGCTAGTTCAAAATATTGCTTGCTTTCACAATTTACGTTGAGTTTAGTGAAGTCAGTATAGGCGTTGCCTTTACCGATACGACTTGACAGGACAGTGATTATTCCGTCGCTGCCTTTTTCGCTAGTGATAATGAAATAACTACCGCTGTCACCAGATGAAGGAGCACGATAGATTTCATTTGCTGTGACCGGAAAAGAACTCGCAGCGAGTGCGACGGTGAAGATGACTTTTTTCATGATATTGCTCCTTGCTGCATGAATGCATAACGCCCAATTAAGGGGTGAACAACGCCTCCACCCAAACCTAACGCATTGTGCCATAAACACTAAATTGAAGTAGAAGCAAAAATGCCAAGCGTTGAGAATCCCTCTTAAATTGCTTGTTATGTGAACTGCTACAACAAGCGAGTATAAAAAATGCTTAGTTCATCAAGGTAGGTTTCACTAACATCATCTTCGTTCCAAGCCCATAATTCTTTAGGAACGAGTTCGAACACCTTGTGGTGAGGTGCATTTAAAGTGGGGACACTATAAACAGGAAGATATAACCTGTTAGTTTTGATTTTATAACTAAGTTCGCTGTCTTCAATGAGGTTAAATTGATCAGCTGTTATATCAACCAAAATACCTTCACTTTCTACCCACCAATGCCCAACTTCACCGCCACGCTTTTTAGATATACCAAAGACAAGGTATATAGGCTTACTGTAGCCTTTTTGGGTTAAGTGGTAGCAGAACAACATTGAAGCATGTTTACAAGCATTAATTGGAAAGTCAGAACCAAAATAGAACCAGCCTTTACCAACAACTGATTCTATTTTACTTCTTACCCAAGCCGCTTCTTCGTGAAGGTTTATCATTTTTCCCCTGTTCACATAACGCCCGCTTAAGGGGCAGACAACGCAACTACCAACTTACCGCATAACACCGTAATCACCGAAACCAACGCATAGTAAAAATGCCGCGCGTTGGCTGTCCCTCTTGAAGCGTTTGTTATGCTACCTTTTTGCCATTGGATGGCTTGGATTCAATTGAAGAAGATCCCACAAGTTTCCATACAAGTCTTCAAACACTGCTACCGTTCCATAGTCTTCTTCTGTTGGCTCGCGGACGAAGTTAATACCAATCGATTTCATACGCTTAAAGTCACGCCAGAAATCATCAGTATTTAGGAACAGGAATACTCGACCGCCTGCTTGATTTCCAATGAAATCATGCTGCTCTGGCTTCGAGGCTCTGGCAAGTAACAACGTAACACCATGAGAATTTGGTGGAGCCATAACCACCCAACGTTTGTCTTGTTCAGGTTGATGAGTATCTTCAATAAGTTCAAATTTGAGTTTGTTTACATAAAAATCAATGGCTTCATCATAATCTTTTACAACTAAAGCAATATGGACAATGTTCTGTTTCATAGTATCCCTTATTGAAGATTTCGACTGGTAGCATAACGCCCGCGTCACAGGCCGAGGTAAATGGCGGCGTTTTTGCGCATGCAAAAACGGTGACAGTTGCCGAAGGTCATGTGCACGCGCTTGTTATACATTTTTTAGTTGCCATGCATAAACTCGATTCGCTTATCCTGAAGCCAGATCGTGTCTACAATAGAAAATACGTGGTCTGCTAGCTTTGTTCCAATAACCTCATCTCGATTAAGGCTCTTTGCAACCTTATAAGGTAAGCATTCATTGCGATTTCCAGCATTGATAATACTAAAGTCTCTCGTTTCTCTGTCAGTAAGACAAACTAATGAAACCTGAATTCGATCATTCTGTGAACTACCTTTACCACATGGACCAAGAATAAAATCAAAGTTTGGATAGTGATTTAATTTTCCTTCAGTCCAAAAGATATAGTAAATTCCATAGGACAAATCTCCATCAACTATCTGTCCAGACGCGTACCTAGTTGTGTTTCCACAACAATCACAGACTCCTAGAGTTTTTTCATCCCAAGCTTCGATATTCACTGCAATCTATCACCTATCCCATGTATAACGCCTCGTTAAGAGGCAAATAATATGTTGGCTAAAATAAGCGACGCAGGAGCAAAAGCCAACTGTTATTTGTCCTGCTTTAACGACTTGTTAGGTGAAATTATGGGCTTACAAGCTTTTAGAGTAAAACTGTAGCTATCGTCTACTTTTTTAACAATAACTATTTCTTTATCATTTAAATGAATTGCTTTTTCGTCTCTAGCTATTATGCAACGTGACTTTGAATACGCCTCAAAATTATAAATGAATGATTTAGTTTTCTCGGTGACAAATTTATCATAACTTTTTCCAAAACTTTGAAACAAACCATACAAAAAACTCAATGCTATTAATATATAAAGCCCTCTAACGAAAAGAGTTAACATTACATATTCTTTCTTTTCTTCTGAAAATAAAGGTGCTAGTGCAGGTTCTTTTCTAAGGTCTTTTAAAAATAACATGGCGAAAAAATAAAACTGCCAGAATATGATGAAAATACCCAAGAAAACAGAAGATATAGAGAAGATAAGTAGTGGAATAGTTAAAATTGATAAAAAGCTAACAGAGTAAATTAACTTTCCAGGTTCGACTTGAATAATCGAATTAATAACTTGGGAAGAAAGGGCTAAGGAAAAATTTGTTAGTAATGCATAAATTATTAATATACTAGCTTTACCAATTAATGTGTCCCAGATCTTTTTATAAAGTGAAATAAAATCATTGATTACGCCTAGAGCACCCCAAAATATAACTCCACCTATAAACGAAATTCTCATCGTTTCAAAGGGGAGTAATAAAGAAACAGCCATAAATGGGATCATGTAAAGGCTTAAAGCATAAAACTTCTGAGATCTATCCAGTTTTATAAAATCTGAAACTAGTCTGTTTTTAAAACTTTTGAAAACTTCACGGAACTTCAATGTGACTCCTTTCACCTAACAGCTGTATAGTGCGCATGCGCGTTTTAGTCATCGGAGGAGTGTAAACGCGCATCGCTATCTCTTTGTATTAGTTAAATATAATAGAGTTTAGCCCGAATATCCCTTGCAGCAAAACGCGCATGCGCGGTTTCCAAACCTATTATCTACCAAAATGGTTTTATATCTTTATGAATTTTAAGTTATTTTTTGTGATGTTGCAGAAATAACGCGCAAAATTATCTCCAAATTTCTGGGCATTTTGTCAAAATCTCAATAATACTGTATAAAAAAACAGTATCCAGGTGCTCGCAATGACCAGTCCAAGTCCTTTTTTAACTTCTGTTCGGGAAACCATGCGGATGCGCGGTTACAGTGTTAAGACTGAGAAAGCCTATCTCTATTGGATCAAGGCTTTTATTCTATTTCACGATAAACGCCACCCAGAGACTATGGGAACGAACGAAGTTGGCCAGTTTTTGAGTTACATTGCCAACCAACGTAATGTGGCAATCAATACCCAAAAGATGGCGTTGAATGCATTAGTTTACTTATATCACAAGCACTTGCATCAAGAACTTGGCAACTTAGGTTTTCGTTATGCCAGTAAGCAACGACAACTCCCAACAGTATTGCACCCGGATGAAATCAAGCTCATCCTTCAGCAGTTGTGCGGGCGTGACAGGTTGATCATTGAATTACTCTATGGCAGTGGACTCAGAGTATCTGAATGCCTTAGGTTACGGATCCAGGATATTGATCTCGTTCAATTGGCCTTAACCATACGGGACGGTAAAGGACGTAAAGACAGGCAGACGATATTAAGCCAACGCTGTGCATCTCAATTACCTGTGTTTATGGAACAAGCTCATACTTTACAGTCGCGTGATAACGAAAGAGGAATTGGCCCATCTTTACCCTATGCTCTGGAGCGTAAGTATCCCTCTGCATATAGACGTCCGGGATGGATGTTTGTTTTCCCCTCAACGGCCATTAGCCAACACACTTACACACAGACTATGTGTAGACACCATTTACATCAAAGCGTCATTCGGAAAGCCCTCAGCGCCGCAGTAATCAAGTCAGGTATTGCGAAAAGGGTCACATGCCATACCTTCAGGCATTCCTTCGCGACTCATCTGTTGCAGGCTGGCCGAGACATCAGAAGCGTCCAAGAGCTGTTGGGGCACAATGATCTGAAAACAACCCAAATATACACACATGTGCTTGGCCAGCACTATGCCGGAACCGTAAGCCCTTTAGATCAACTGATTTGAAGCGCCAAGTTAATCATAGCTACTATCTTGATTCGATGAGCAAGCGTCCTACAAAAGCTGAGTAATCCTCATAGCTACCGCACGGGCGCGAATGTTGTTCGCCCCTGAATTTCGCTGACAACGGAAAAGTGCTACTGCTTCCAACTTTGAGCTTAAGGAAGCGCTAAAGATAAGCACTTGAATTAGTTACACAATACCCAGTCCCGTTTGTTAAGACAATTAGCCAAAGGTCAAGTTTTTGACAAAAACCATAAAAGCCTGTCTTGGTTATTTTTTGCAAAATAATTGGCTGAGTTTTGATAGTTTTCCAACAAAAAGCGCCGCTTGCCTGTAAGTAAGACTGAGGCAAGCGGCGCAAGTTATTGGGCTAGTTTCCCCTGAGCTATTTCATCAGAGCCATATCATCAAAGCTATTTCACCTGAGGCACCCGCACAGGATCGGCGGGTTGTGGCAGCTTCACCGGCGCGGCGGATTTCAGCTCATCCAAGGCAATGGCGATGGCCTTTTCCAGCTGAGGATCTATGCCTTTGGCTGTATCTTTGGTCCACTGCTCGACTTCCACATCCGGGGCCACACCTTCGTTCTCGACCCGCCACTGGCCGTCGATACTGAAGAAACCGCTGCGTGGCGCCGTGATATGGCCGCCATCCATCAGGGAAGGCACACCCCAGATGCCGACCAGGCCACCCCAGGTGCGTTTGCCCACCAGCTTGCCCACTTGGTAATAGCGGAACATATAAGGGAGCATGTCGCCGCCCGAACCAGAGACTTCGTTGATCAACATTACCTTGGGCCCCCAGATACCGCTGCCCGGGCTGGTCATGGGGTGATCGCCGGCCATCTGGTTATTGAAGTAACCGTTACGCTCGCGGCGCAGCACATCTATGATGTACTCGGCAATGTAACCGCCGTGGTTGAAGCGCTCATCTATGATCACCCCCTGGCGCTGATTCTGGGCGAAGAAGTAGCGGTTGAAGTAACTGAAACCGTTCTCACCCGTGTCCGGAACCCAAACATAAGCCAGTTTGCCGCCGGAAGCTTCATCCACCCGCTTGCGGTTATCCTCGACCCAGGCGTTACGTCTCAATGCCTGTTCGCTGGCCGTTGGCACCACAGTCACCTCAAAGGCTTTTTTGTCGCTGCCATCCGGGCTGATACTGAGACGAGTCTGTTTGCCGAGAGTCCCCTGGAAGGCCTGATAGAAGTTGGCCTTGTTATCCAGAGGTTTGCCGTTAACTGCCAGCAGATACTGGCCCGCCTTGACCTGGGGATAGAGAGCCAGCGGCGCACTGCCTTGGTCAGCCGGATACCAGTTTTCGCCGCGATAGATGCGGCTGAAGCGGTAACCCTTGTCGGTCGCCTCAACATCGGCGCCGAGCAGACCGGTGCGGTTGTCGGCAATTTCCGGCAAATCGCCATCATTGGTAAAGGAGTGGCCCACAGAGGTTTCGGCGCCCATGTTATCGAGCAGATAGGTCATGTCGGCGCCGTGGCGCACATGGGCGACCAGTGGCTGGAACTCCTTGTATACCGCGTCCCAATCGGCACCGTGCAGATTACTGACATAAAAGTAATCGCGCTGGAAGCGCCAGGCTTCGCGGAAGATTTGCTGCCATTCGGCCTTGGGATCGATACGGGCCGTCAGCTTGACGTTGAGCGTCTTGGCATCGTCACCCATGGGCGCGGCGCCAGCAAATTGCTGCCAGTTGTCGCCAATTTTCACCAGTAGGCTCTCGCCGTCGTGGCTCAGATGATACTCATCGACATCACCGGCCAGGGTATCGGCCTTACGTTCCTCAGTGCTGTACTTGCGAAGCTCTGTGGTTTCATCCAAATCCTGCATATAGAACAGCTCACCTGGCTTACCGGCGCTCAGGCTGTGGATTTTACCGCTCTCACCCAGAGGCAGCACCCGCTGCGCTATACCGTTAAGATCGATTCGCACCGCAGGCGGCGCATCTGAGCCTTTGGCTTCCTCTTCAGTACCGCTGCCCTCTTCCTCGTCGCTTCTTGGCAGGATGGGCGCCTCGGTGCGGGTATTGAGCAGCATGGTATAGAGGCCGTAAGTCGGGGTGAAGGCAACCGAGGTCATATCCAACCAGGCGGCGTGAGGGCCATAGTCGGTACTGGCGGCAAAATAGAGCTTGTCGCCGGCGCTGTCCCACACTGGGTAACGCACATCGGCCATGCCCTGGGTAATTCTGTTGCTCTGATTATTG contains these protein-coding regions:
- a CDS encoding VOC family protein, whose translation is MKQNIVHIALVVKDYDEAIDFYVNKLKFELIEDTHQPEQDKRWVVMAPPNSHGVTLLLARASKPEQHDFIGNQAGGRVFLFLNTDDFWRDFKRMKSIGINFVREPTEEDYGTVAVFEDLYGNLWDLLQLNPSHPMAKR
- a CDS encoding IS110 family transposase, which codes for MNTNTLQNINIGVDTGKSQLDIYIRPLDVFFTVPNNEKGIKQALTTNPQRIVIEATGRLEMPFVLACTEAKLPIVRANPVHIKRFAGAIGRRAKNDRLDAQLIAHYGEAIKPDLTVIKAKNIRLMSDLVIRRNQLLAMQTMEKNRIQILPKHLHSTITPILTAIKNQVSKIENKLVKLIEDCPEYQTKNTLLQSVPGIGNIAAASIISNVPELGYITNKQAASLIGVAPITRESGRYKGKRVIQGGRAQVRTVLYMAMMSAMQCNPVFKDTYARLLEAGKPKKVAIIACVRKMVVILNSMLRDGIMWDQNIAQNKGLTP
- a CDS encoding S41 family peptidase, with the protein product MKLNKLFWLTALALGSPNLLAAEAKLLREPDLRGDTLVFSYAKDIWKVSLKGGEAVRLTSFQGQEMQPKLSPDGKWVAFTGDYDGNQDIYLLPIAGGEPKRLTFHPDVDQLVGWSPDSKSVLLRSGRANAPRGWQQLFTLSIEGGNPKPLPMNRAFDGSFSADGKQLVYRRAGLWDPGWRNYRGGQNQPLRLISLDSLEEKDLPWDNTQDLEPQWHGDYIYFLSNRSQVTNIFRVAVKGGEPEQVTHYQDADVKGFTLDNDTLVYEYRGELVKKSLANTNANDKGEALAISLHADFPWVRPRFEEVEKQIESAAISPTGKRALFVARGDVFTVPVEHGDARNLTESSDSREVGAAWSNGGKQLAWFSDKSGEYRLVIADQLGKPQQEIKLAEKGFYTGLIWSPDDKQLVFSDQRQQLWLADLSKGKAQVIDSQPVVNPDWEMAPSWSPDSRYLAYSKQDDSFFRSLYLFDTRNNQSNRITQGMADVRYPVWDSAGDKLYFAASTDYGPHAAWLDMTSVAFTPTYGLYTMLLNTRTEAPILPRSDEEEGSGTEEEAKGSDAPPAVRIDLNGIAQRVLPLGESGKIHSLSAGKPGELFYMQDLDETTELRKYSTEERKADTLAGDVDEYHLSHDGESLLVKIGDNWQQFAGAAPMGDDAKTLNVKLTARIDPKAEWQQIFREAWRFQRDYFYVSNLHGADWDAVYKEFQPLVAHVRHGADMTYLLDNMGAETSVGHSFTNDGDLPEIADNRTGLLGADVEATDKGYRFSRIYRGENWYPADQGSAPLALYPQVKAGQYLLAVNGKPLDNKANFYQAFQGTLGKQTRLSISPDGSDKKAFEVTVVPTASEQALRRNAWVEDNRKRVDEASGGKLAYVWVPDTGENGFSYFNRYFFAQNQRQGVIIDERFNHGGYIAEYIIDVLRRERNGYFNNQMAGDHPMTSPGSGIWGPKVMLINEVSGSGGDMLPYMFRYYQVGKLVGKRTWGGLVGIWGVPSLMDGGHITAPRSGFFSIDGQWRVENEGVAPDVEVEQWTKDTAKGIDPQLEKAIAIALDELKSAAPVKLPQPADPVRVPQVK
- a CDS encoding integron integrase, whose product is MTSPSPFLTSVRETMRMRGYSVKTEKAYLYWIKAFILFHDKRHPETMGTNEVGQFLSYIANQRNVAINTQKMALNALVYLYHKHLHQELGNLGFRYASKQRQLPTVLHPDEIKLILQQLCGRDRLIIELLYGSGLRVSECLRLRIQDIDLVQLALTIRDGKGRKDRQTILSQRCASQLPVFMEQAHTLQSRDNERGIGPSLPYALERKYPSAYRRPGWMFVFPSTAISQHTYTQTMCRHHLHQSVIRKALSAAVIKSGIAKRVTCHTFRHSFATHLLQAGRDIRSVQELLGHNDLKTTQIYTHVLGQHYAGTVSPLDQLI
- a CDS encoding NAD(P)/FAD-dependent oxidoreductase, which gives rise to MGKNWLAIGDAACTFDPITSGGIIKAMADGITCADIIAGIFKTLGHDTHHGLMQYQQMLIQRYQHYLAMRAHYYQQEKRFLNSPFWQKMQAMSPHKIQSEMELQANLT
- a CDS encoding DUF4145 domain-containing protein; translated protein: MLKKLSDRFDQLYSEVPAIEASITYHRSDFGDYTKMDDEAALTWKVKVKNLLVATCGKESQHYLEFLEAEKLGSYDSNSDAFKRMKSVLNAAMDDYKNGYLTSIKNLIQADVFDSELEQAEELLSNGYKIAAAVIAGVVLETALRDLCLKEGLSQGKLDKMNADLAKAGVYNKLQQKRITALADIRNSAAHGKPDEFSENDVTTMIRDIEQFLIAQLA